From Falco biarmicus isolate bFalBia1 chromosome 18, bFalBia1.pri, whole genome shotgun sequence, one genomic window encodes:
- the LOC130141079 gene encoding prolactin-releasing peptide receptor-like — protein sequence MEGDGANTTVYKLALQNHSNASAQFTGVQLIQSFKPLIIPCYALVVLVGIFGNYLLLYVICKTKKMHNVTNFFIGNLAFSDMLMCATCVPFTLAYAFNPQGWVFGKFLCYFVFLMQPMTVYVSVFTLMAIAVDRYYATVHPLKKRISVTSCISVVGGIWLLSCVLVAPAIAHTYHVEFRQEGFAICEEFWMEKETQRLAYAYGTLIVTYILPLSAVSLSYICISVKLRNRVVPGHPTQSQAEFDRLRKRKIFRLIVLVVAAFGVCWLPIHVFNIIRDIDINLINKHYFLLIQLLCHWFAMSSSCCNPFLYAWLHDRFRGELRKMFACKRKIIPAKNCGAVGGML from the exons ATGGAGGGGGACGGGGCCAACACCACTGTCTACAAGCTTGCCCTGCAGAACCACTCCAATGCCAGCGCGCAGTTCACCGGGGTGCAGCTCATCCAGTCCTTCAAACCCCTCATCATCCCCTGCTACGCCCTGGTTGTCCTCGTTGGCATCTTCGGCAACTACCTGCTCCTCTATGTCATCTGCAAGACCAAGAAGATGCACAACGTCACCAACTTCTTCATCGGGAACCTGGCTTTCTCTGACATGCTGATGTGTGCTACGTGCGTGCCTTTCACCCTGGCCTATGCCTTCAACCCccagggttgggtttttgggAAGTTTTTGTGCTACTTTGTCTTCTTGATGCAGCCCATGACAGTTTATGTCTCCGTCTTCACACTCATGGCCATCGCAGTGGACAG GTACTATGCCACTGTGCACCCCCTGAAGAAGCGCATCTCAGTCACCAGCTGCATCTCTGTGGTGGGGGGCATCTGGCTGCTGTCCTGCGTGCTGGTGGCCCCCGCCATCGCCCACACCTACCACGTGGAGTTTCGGCAGGAGGGCTTCGCCATCTGCGAGGAGTTCTGGATGGAGAAGGAGACGCAGCGCCTGGCCTATGCCTATGGCACCCTGATCGTCACCTACATCCTGCCCCTCTCTGCCGTCTCCCTCTCCTACATCTGCATCTCAGTGAAGCTGAGGAACCGGGTGGTCCCTGGCCACCCCACGCAGAGCCAAGCCGAGTTTGACCgtctgaggaaaagaaagatcttCCGCCTCATTGTGCTGGTGGTGGCGGCCTTCGGGGTCTGCTGGCTCCCCATCCACGTCTTCAACATCATCCGAGACATCGACATCAACCTCATCAACAAGCACTACTTCCTCCTcatccagctgctctgccactgGTTTGCCATGAGCTCCTCATGCTGCAACCCCTTCCTCTACGCCTGGCTGCACGACCGCTTCCGCGGGGAGCTCCGGAAGATGTTTGCCTGCAAGAGGAAAATCATCCCTGCCAAGAACTGTGGGGCTGTTGGCGGCATGCTCTGA